The genomic interval CGGCAGAACTCTTTCAGCAGTCTGCTTCAGAGCTTCACCGTTAGGAGGACAAATATCATAACTTCTTCTCCATATTTTTACCTGGTCTTCGCCGAACTTAGCGCGGCACTCATCTTTATTCATTCCCTGAAGGTCGCCATACATTCTTTCATTTAAAGCTTTATCTTTTACAACGGGTGTTACCTTTTTTTTATTGTGTTCAAGAATTATTGAAAGAGTTCTTTGTGCTCTTGTTAAAGCAGATGTAAAGGCTATATCAAATTCAAAATTCGCCAGTTTCTTTCCTGAATCTGCTGCCTCTTCCTCGCCCTTTGGTGAGAGGTCAACATCAATCCAGCCTGTAAATTTATTTTCAAGATTCCATAATGATTGCCCGTGACGTACTAAAACTAAATTTGGCATAAATTTTAAATTATAATGTTGGGGTAATTAACTTTTCCATTTTATTGAGCATCCCATTGAAGGAACCTGCTCAAGCTTTGAAATATTTTGTTTATCTAAAAGTAAATCTGTTACAATTTCTAAATCCTTATGAGTAACATTGTTCTCATCTTTCCAGTTATTATCAAGTCTTCCTCTGTACTTTAATTCACGATTGCTATCGTATAAATAAATATCGGGGGTGCAGACTGCTTCATACGCTCTTGCTGTATCCTGAGTTTCATCTATGAGATAAGGAAAATTCATTTTATGCTCGGAGTGAAACTTGACCATATTTTCGAATGAATCCTGCGGGTAAGTCTGTACATCATTGGGATTAATTGCTAAAAGCTGTACACTTCTATCTTTATACTTCTCCTGAAATTTTACAAATCTTTCAATCACTGCCTTCACGTAAGGGCAATGGTTGCACATAAAAATTATTATTAAAATTTCTTTATCCTTAAAATCTTCAAGAGAATAATAATGATTATCGGTTCCCTGTAAATTAAAATTTACTGCAGGAGTATTAAGGTTATGCTGTGTACTTTGAAGAAGCAATTTTACCGGGATTTGAATTTAATTAATAATCTTCTTCGTCGTCATCGTCATCCATTTCCGGATGAAAATCTTCATAGATAAAACTTATGTGAGCATTTTTATTTTTCTTATCTTCCTCTATCGCTTCCTTAAAGATTTCCTCTACAATAAAACGATACTTTTCAGATACAGGATAATCGTTATGGAAGTGTACTATAATATTATGCTCGTCTAAAAGAAGTATCAGCTTTTTGTATTCATCAGCCAGTGCATCTTTTTTAATATCTGATAATTTTTTGAATTTCGGAGAGCCGATTTTCTGAAAGACGCTTACAACTTTTGCGTTGGTGTGTTCGCTTTCAAATTTCTTTACCTCATTTATAAATTCAGGATTATCTTCATCGTCAACGGATTCTATGAAATCATCTTCGATGACTTCATCTTCATCCATAATAGAATCTTCAGTCAGCCCGAGATCTTCTTTGAGAGAATCTTTTTCCTTTTTACCGTTATTTTTTTCTTTTGGTTTTCGTTCAGACATTTTGTAGTTATATTATCTTGTATTATGCAATTAATGAGTTTATATATTTTTTTTCAAGTCAAGTTTTTGTTAATCATTACATTTACCCTATAATATTTTTAAAATAAGTCAAGTAAATAAATATTAAAGGAGTAACAAATATCAGGCTGTCAAATCTATCCAGAACACCGCCATGTCCCGGAATTATATGTGAAGAATCTTTTACGTTGAGTTTTCTTTTAAACAAAGACTCGAACAAATCCCCTATCTGGGAAAAAATCCCTAT from Bacteroidota bacterium carries:
- a CDS encoding 2,3-diphosphoglycerate-dependent phosphoglycerate mutase; this translates as MPNLVLVRHGQSLWNLENKFTGWIDVDLSPKGEEEAADSGKKLANFEFDIAFTSALTRAQRTLSIILEHNKKKVTPVVKDKALNERMYGDLQGMNKDECRAKFGEDQVKIWRRSYDICPPNGEALKQTAERVLPYYHEKIEPLLKEGKDVLVVAHGNSLRALIMYLEKMTPAQILEYEIPTGTPRLYTLDKNLNVLEVVYL
- a CDS encoding thioredoxin family protein codes for the protein MLLQSTQHNLNTPAVNFNLQGTDNHYYSLEDFKDKEILIIIFMCNHCPYVKAVIERFVKFQEKYKDRSVQLLAINPNDVQTYPQDSFENMVKFHSEHKMNFPYLIDETQDTARAYEAVCTPDIYLYDSNRELKYRGRLDNNWKDENNVTHKDLEIVTDLLLDKQNISKLEQVPSMGCSIKWKS